From a single Apium graveolens cultivar Ventura chromosome 2, ASM990537v1, whole genome shotgun sequence genomic region:
- the LOC141706352 gene encoding palmitoyl-acyl carrier protein thioesterase, chloroplastic-like, whose amino-acid sequence MVAAASTAFCWISLLSDASTLKPDRNVGWLSVSAHIRGIRQKTVTSKFMQVRANAQTPPQVNGTRVAVMDGLKSDEEISCSPPPRAFIKQLPGWNMLLAIISTISWTAERQQTVLGWKPKRPDDPFGLGRIVQNGLIFSQNFSIRSYEIGADGTVSVETLLNHLQETALNHLKHLGLLGDGLGSTPEMCKRNLIWVVAKMQVMVDRYPTWGDVVQVDTWIAPFGKNCVRRDWVFRDYDTGEILARASSCYVTMNKQTRKLTKLPDDVRAELETYFVDAPHAVEEDKRKFPKLTNTNADYIQSGLTPSWSDLDVNQHVNNVKYVGWILESAPQAVVESHELASMTLEYKKECKWDNVLDSLLTCSILRQGTDGWADYGEVECQHLLRLKDGADIIKGRTMWRPKPTAYGYGSSGQLPAETA is encoded by the exons ATGGTTGCTGCTGCCAGTACTGCATTCTGTTGGATTTCTCTGCTTTCTGATGCCTCTACTCTCAAGCCTGATAGAAATGTTGGATGGCTCTCTGTAAGTGCACATATACGCGGAATCAGGCAAAAAACTGTTACTTCTAAGTTTATGCAGGTGAGGGCCAATGCACAAACCCCGCCACAGGTAAACGGTACCAGAGTTGCTGTTATGGATGGCCTCAAGAGTGATGAAGAAATATCTTGTTCACCTCCACCAAGAGCATTTATAAAGCAGCTACCTGGCTGGAATATGCTACTCGCAATTATCTCAACCATTTCATGGACAGCAGAGAGGCAACAGACGGTGCTTGGTTGGAAGCCAAAGAGGCCGGATGACCCTTTTGGTTTGGGGCGAATTGTTCAGAATGGGTTGATCTTCAGTCAAAATTTTTCAATCCGTTCGTATGAAATAGGAGCTGATGGCACTGTATCTGTGGAGACACTCCTGAATCATTTGCAG GAGACTGCTCTTAACCATTTAAAGCATTTGGGGCTACTGGGTGACGGTCTTGGTTCTACACCAGAGATGTGTAAAAGGAACCTGATATGGGTGGTCGCTAAAATGCAGGTCATGGTTGATCGATATCCTACTTG GGGTGATGTTGTTCAAGTGGATACCTGGATAGCTCCATTTGGGAAGAATTGTGTTCGCCGTGATTGGGTTTTTAGAGACTACGATACAGGGGAGATATTGGCTAGAGCTTCAAG TTGTTACGTAACGATGAACAAACAGACAAGAAAATTGACCAAACTTCCCGATGACGTCCGGGCTGAACTGGAAACTTATTTTGTTGATGCACCTCATGCTGTAGAAGAAGATAAAAGGAAATTTCCCAAACTTACTAATACTAATGCAGATTATATCCAGTCTGGTCTAACA CCAAGTTGGAGTGATTTGGATGTGAACCAGCATGTCAACAATGTAAAATATGTAGGGTGGATACTTGAG AGTGCACCACAGGCAGTTGTGGAGAGTCATGAGCTTGCGAGCATGACACTGGAATACAAAAAGGAGTGTAAATGGGACAATGTGCTTGATTCCCTCCTTACTTGTAGTATTTTGCGACAAGGAACAGATGGTTGGGCTGATTACGGGGAAGTTGAGTGCCAACATCTGCTTAGACTTAAGGATGGGGCTGATATTATCAAGGGAAGAACAATGTGGCGCCCTAAGCCAACTGCCTACGGATATGGGAGCTCAGGTCAGCTTCCAGCAGAAACTGCATAA